From a single Methylacidiphilum kamchatkense Kam1 genomic region:
- a CDS encoding leucyl aminopeptidase, translated as MNLSLKKEVQNRGDRIVFVEQDKFQKEGVSRQEFDGKKLTGLLWREPWGRVFYVGIGSQPYSAETFRKAAGFGVKSLLKIGATEISIDFSKQPDFLPFAAAVVEGAILGSYRFEEFKEEKAKRKNKLEILNIISGDIIESNYVQLEKEVQQGATLAEAVNYVRSIGNMPANHVNPEALALKAMELAQTRQGLRVEVFDADRLEKEGFGGLISVGQGSSNEPRLIVLDYQPASALQPVLVVGKAITFDSGGISIKPGERMDEMKYDKMGGCAVLGIMEAVSKLNLPIRVVGILAAAENMPSGKAYRPGDIIRIYGGKTVEVLNTDAEGRIVLADALAYGIDRFHPRLVFDLATLTGACIVALGKQKAGLFSNRKELADFLWKNSEDYGDPLWPLPLGEEFDEAISSDVALVKNVGGREGGACTAAAFLQKWIGDIPWVHLDIAGPAWITKELPYLEKGATGFGVRLICRYLLEQLKGKAS; from the coding sequence ATGAATTTAAGTCTAAAGAAAGAAGTGCAAAACAGGGGGGATAGGATTGTATTTGTAGAACAGGATAAGTTTCAAAAGGAGGGAGTCAGTCGGCAGGAATTCGATGGCAAAAAACTCACTGGGCTTTTATGGAGGGAGCCTTGGGGCAGAGTTTTTTATGTGGGGATCGGCAGTCAGCCCTACAGTGCGGAGACGTTTCGAAAGGCCGCTGGCTTTGGCGTCAAATCGCTTTTGAAGATTGGAGCAACAGAGATCTCGATCGATTTTTCAAAGCAACCCGACTTTCTGCCTTTTGCTGCGGCAGTGGTAGAAGGAGCGATTCTGGGTTCCTACCGCTTCGAAGAGTTCAAAGAAGAGAAGGCAAAAAGGAAGAATAAACTCGAAATTTTGAATATCATAAGTGGAGACATTATAGAATCGAACTATGTACAGCTAGAAAAGGAAGTACAGCAAGGGGCGACGCTAGCCGAAGCGGTTAATTACGTTAGAAGCATAGGTAACATGCCAGCAAATCATGTCAATCCCGAAGCACTTGCTTTAAAGGCAATGGAATTGGCGCAGACAAGGCAGGGGCTAAGGGTAGAAGTTTTTGATGCAGATCGGCTAGAAAAAGAGGGTTTTGGAGGGCTCATAAGTGTCGGGCAAGGCTCTTCTAATGAACCGCGGCTGATTGTTTTAGACTATCAACCTGCTAGTGCCTTGCAGCCAGTGCTTGTAGTGGGGAAGGCGATCACTTTTGACAGTGGGGGCATATCAATAAAGCCAGGGGAACGTATGGACGAGATGAAGTATGACAAAATGGGAGGCTGTGCCGTTTTAGGCATTATGGAAGCGGTTAGTAAGCTAAATCTGCCGATCAGAGTGGTTGGCATATTGGCGGCTGCTGAAAATATGCCAAGCGGCAAAGCTTATAGACCTGGAGATATCATCCGGATCTATGGGGGAAAGACTGTGGAAGTTCTGAACACTGATGCCGAGGGCAGAATCGTGTTAGCAGACGCTTTAGCTTACGGTATCGATCGGTTCCACCCTAGGCTTGTATTTGACTTGGCAACCTTAACAGGAGCCTGCATTGTGGCGCTTGGTAAACAGAAAGCAGGTCTTTTCAGCAATAGAAAGGAGTTAGCTGATTTTTTGTGGAAAAACAGTGAGGACTATGGGGATCCTTTATGGCCTCTTCCGCTGGGAGAAGAGTTTGATGAGGCCATTAGCAGTGATGTAGCTTTGGTTAAGAACGTGGGAGGAAGAGAAGGGGGAGCCTGTACGGCCGCTGCCTTTTTACAAAAGTGGATTGGAGATATTCCATGGGTTCATTTGGATATAGCTGGACCGGCGTGGATTACCAAAGAATTGCCCTATTTAGAAAAAGGGGCTACGGGCTTTGGAGTCAGATTGATATGTCGCTACCTGCTCGAACAGTTAAAAGGAAAAGCTTCATAA
- a CDS encoding P-loop NTPase family protein — translation MIKHRLTLPLQSKGNVGKSTQASLQIFWMNARNVAWQAYDLDNDNQTLSRAIPEARLVMLSEEPEADFLKIFRTIPEKSVTVLDPQAHFYRVLLHSFDFAHFFDWSKESGIRTTVLLFPIDDLSVMDELAEIVEKFGDNVDYLVIKNRAKAPKTRMFDGSQLEKELSALGAATLELPALLSDTRNYLSLLEIELQRPLNLLEIISDKKIKMDLFHRVILEDWIKKIFEQYDRLASYLLPDEEARRVMENWKKPVENKESTQKSRGSKVNLSNLQ, via the coding sequence ATGATTAAGCATCGTTTGACTCTACCTTTGCAGAGCAAAGGTAATGTGGGAAAATCAACGCAGGCATCTTTACAGATTTTCTGGATGAATGCAAGGAATGTGGCCTGGCAGGCTTATGATCTAGATAATGATAATCAAACCCTATCGCGAGCCATACCTGAAGCAAGATTAGTAATGTTATCCGAGGAGCCTGAAGCGGACTTTTTAAAAATATTTCGAACGATCCCTGAAAAATCCGTGACGGTACTAGATCCCCAAGCTCATTTTTATAGAGTGTTGTTGCATTCGTTCGATTTTGCTCATTTTTTCGATTGGAGTAAGGAATCGGGGATTCGGACGACGGTCTTACTCTTTCCCATTGATGACTTGAGTGTCATGGACGAACTGGCAGAGATTGTCGAAAAGTTTGGTGATAATGTCGATTACCTGGTGATAAAAAATAGGGCTAAAGCACCCAAAACGCGGATGTTTGATGGCAGTCAGCTAGAAAAAGAATTGTCGGCATTGGGGGCAGCTACCTTGGAATTACCTGCCCTGCTTTCTGATACCCGCAATTATCTGTCGCTGCTTGAAATCGAATTACAAAGACCCTTGAATCTTTTAGAGATTATATCGGATAAAAAAATCAAGATGGATCTTTTCCATCGGGTGATACTGGAAGATTGGATAAAAAAGATCTTCGAACAGTACGATAGGCTGGCTTCCTATTTGCTGCCTGATGAAGAGGCAAGGCGAGTGATGGAAAACTGGAAGAAACCTGTGGAAAACAAAGAATCTACACAAAAATCCAGGGGGTCAAAGGTTAATTTATCGAATCTTCAATGA
- a CDS encoding RrF2 family transcriptional regulator gives MFLTKRSKYALRALLFLAREQARGTILIQEIAEKEKIPKKFLESILLELKNNGLLSSRRGKGGGYALEYSPEKISIGSVIRLIDGPIAPVRCVSQSAYAPCEDCLDEKTCVIRYLMKETRDVIATVLDKTTLQELLQREDKLKAEATEGFVFEI, from the coding sequence ATGTTTTTAACAAAACGTAGTAAATATGCTCTTCGAGCCCTGCTTTTTCTAGCAAGAGAACAGGCCAGAGGAACGATCTTGATCCAAGAAATAGCAGAAAAAGAGAAGATACCAAAAAAATTTCTAGAATCTATTCTACTAGAACTCAAGAATAACGGGCTTTTAAGCAGTCGTAGAGGCAAAGGTGGAGGCTATGCTCTGGAGTATTCCCCAGAGAAGATTTCGATAGGCTCAGTTATTCGGCTCATCGATGGCCCCATTGCCCCTGTTCGTTGCGTTAGCCAGTCGGCATATGCGCCTTGTGAGGATTGTTTGGATGAAAAAACCTGTGTCATCCGATATTTGATGAAAGAAACTCGTGATGTCATAGCCACTGTTTTAGACAAAACGACCTTGCAGGAACTCTTGCAAAGAGAAGATAAACTCAAAGCTGAAGCTACCGAAGGCTTTGTGTTTGAAATTTAG
- a CDS encoding YggS family pyridoxal phosphate-dependent enzyme has translation MNFSFYTSAIKERLEKLQEKIEKATQKSGRRADAVTVVAVTKGFGPEIIETLLQQRILHIGENRVQEARIKKEIIGEKGIWHFIGHLQKNKIKLTAHLFDWVDSLDSLEEATLLSQVAKAIGKTLKVLVQVNTSGESTKHGTTPEQAKALCLAINELPGLELLGLMTIAPLLKEPEKARPFFSLLRKLRDQIESNTTLRLPVLSMGMSQDFEVAIEEGATMIRIGTFLLGPRPSPFLKREDPKTFL, from the coding sequence ATGAATTTTTCTTTTTATACTTCTGCAATAAAAGAACGGTTAGAAAAACTTCAAGAAAAAATAGAAAAGGCTACCCAAAAGAGTGGCAGAAGAGCTGATGCGGTTACGGTTGTAGCCGTTACGAAAGGATTTGGTCCTGAAATTATTGAAACGCTCTTGCAGCAGAGGATTCTTCATATTGGGGAAAATCGGGTTCAAGAAGCTCGTATTAAAAAAGAGATAATCGGCGAAAAAGGCATCTGGCATTTTATAGGACATCTTCAGAAAAACAAAATCAAACTGACAGCCCATCTTTTTGACTGGGTGGACTCGCTCGACTCCTTGGAAGAGGCTACTTTGCTATCTCAAGTCGCAAAGGCTATTGGAAAAACATTGAAGGTGTTAGTGCAAGTGAATACTTCTGGAGAATCTACCAAGCATGGCACGACTCCTGAACAGGCTAAAGCTTTGTGTTTGGCCATCAATGAACTGCCTGGGCTCGAACTGCTAGGGCTCATGACCATTGCCCCCTTACTCAAGGAGCCTGAAAAAGCTAGACCCTTTTTTAGTCTTCTAAGAAAGCTACGAGACCAGATAGAATCCAACACCACACTTCGTTTGCCAGTTCTTTCTATGGGAATGAGTCAGGACTTTGAAGTGGCAATAGAAGAAGGAGCCACAATGATTCGAATCGGAACCTTTCTTCTTGGTCCACGCCCAAGCCCTTTTCTTAAAAGAGAAGACCCTAAGACTTTTCTATAA
- a CDS encoding LysR family transcriptional regulator, giving the protein MQIETLKAFRDLVESRSFSKAAQLNKISQSAVSQQIRSLEERFGVPLIERGSRKVQLTKEGEILYHASKEIVDIYLKIEAKISEIKASISGLIRVSAIYSVGLHELPYYLKKFLKLYPEVNVRVEYRHSRQVYQDIAEGNSDIGIVAYPSPRKLIKIEPFRKDRLVVICSPSHRFSNLKEVGLEEISKEGFIAFSSDMPTRRELDKLFRDRGLEFRPVMEFDNVETVKRAVEIDAGVAIVPMATITQELKNGTLKMLELSGPPCYRPIGILYKSGRMLTPAMRKFIELLQKEEIPIEPVDVLKIKNGAPS; this is encoded by the coding sequence ATGCAAATTGAAACATTGAAAGCTTTTAGAGATCTTGTAGAAAGCCGCAGCTTTAGCAAAGCTGCCCAACTCAACAAGATCAGTCAGTCTGCTGTCAGTCAGCAAATCCGTTCTTTGGAGGAACGCTTTGGGGTACCCTTGATTGAAAGGGGGAGCCGGAAAGTTCAGCTGACCAAAGAAGGGGAGATCCTTTATCATGCCTCGAAGGAGATTGTTGACATTTATTTAAAAATAGAGGCTAAGATCTCTGAAATCAAGGCTTCTATTTCAGGGCTTATTCGCGTTTCAGCTATTTATAGTGTAGGGCTGCATGAATTGCCTTATTATTTGAAAAAATTTCTTAAACTCTATCCGGAAGTCAATGTGCGCGTGGAATATCGGCATTCCCGACAGGTCTATCAGGATATCGCCGAAGGAAACAGCGATATTGGCATTGTGGCCTATCCATCGCCTAGGAAGTTGATTAAAATAGAACCATTCCGCAAGGATCGATTGGTGGTTATCTGTAGTCCGAGCCACCGGTTTTCGAATCTTAAAGAAGTAGGGTTGGAGGAAATTTCCAAGGAAGGTTTCATTGCTTTTAGTTCAGACATGCCTACACGCAGGGAACTTGACAAGCTTTTCAGGGATCGTGGCCTTGAGTTTCGTCCTGTAATGGAATTTGATAATGTGGAAACAGTTAAAAGAGCTGTGGAAATAGACGCTGGAGTTGCTATCGTCCCCATGGCTACCATTACCCAGGAACTCAAAAACGGAACTTTGAAAATGTTAGAACTTTCTGGACCTCCTTGTTACCGGCCGATAGGCATCCTTTATAAATCTGGGAGAATGTTGACCCCTGCCATGAGGAAATTCATAGAACTCCTTCAAAAAGAAGAAATTCCTATAGAGCCGGTGGACGTTTTGAAAATCAAAAACGGGGCACCATCTTAA